The DNA region CTCCCGTCACGGTCAGCGGGGGCCGCTTTCCTCTACACTGGCCGGCTGTGACCGTGCCCGCCACCCCTCCCCTGCCCCCGCACACGCTGCCCGCCCATCGGCTCAGCGTCGCGCCGATGATGGACTGGACGGACCGGCACTGCCGCGTCTTTCACCGCGGCCTCACCAAGCGGACCCTGCTGTACACGGAGATGGTCACGACCGGCGCGATCCTGCACGGTGACCGGCACCGGCACCTGGACTTCGACGCGGCCGAGCACCCGCTGGCCCTGCAGCTGGGCGGCAGTGACGCGGCGGCCCTGGCCGAGTGCGCCCGGATCGCGGAGGACTGGGGCTACGACGAGGTGAACCTCAACTGCGGCTGCCCCAGCGACCGGGTCAGCAGCGGGCATTTCGGCGCGTGCCTGATGGGCACGCCGGACACCGTGGCCCGGGCGGTGGAGGCGATGCGGGGTGCCACGCGGCTGCCGGTCACGGTCAAGCACCGCATCGGCATCGACGACCTGGACAGTTACGAGCACCTCACGGGCTTCATCCGCACGGTGGAGGCCGCCGGGTGTGACACGTTCATCGTGCATGCCCGCAAGGCGTGGTTGAGCGGTCTGTCGCCAAAGGAGAACCGAGAGATTCCGCCCCTGCGCTACGAGGTGGTTCAACAGGTGAAGGCCGACTTCCCGCACCTGACGGTGGTGCTCAACGGTGGCGTGCTGACGCTGGCGCAGGCGCAGGCGCACCTCACCTGGGCGGACGGCGTGATGATCGGCCGGGCAGCGTACAGCGACCCGTTCATCCTGGCGGCCGCCGACCGGGACGTGTTCGGCGAGGACACGCTCCCCGTGACGCGCCGCGAGGCGATCACCGCGTTCCTGCCGTACGTGGCTGCACAACTGGAAGCCGGGCAGCCGCTGAACCGGATGATGAAACACACCCTGGGCCTGTTCGCAGGCCAGCCGGGCGCCCGCCACTGGAAACGCACGATCAGCGAACAGGGCCACAAACCCGGCGCGGGCCTGGAGGTCGTGCAGGACGCCCTGAGTGGCGTCCCGGACGAGGTGCTGGACGCCCGGGCCTGAGGCGCCCTTCCGGGAGGCCAGCTTCAGCCGGCTAGGGCATGACCCTCATGTGCGGTGGGTAGCGTAAAGGGCGTTCTGCCCCACCCCTCGCCCTCTTTCTGTGTCCCGTGGAGGTTGCCATGCCCAGACCTGCCCTGTCCGTCCTTGCCCTGAGTATCGGCGCGCTCCTGACCGGCTGCGCGGCCCTGCTCGGCCCGAACGCCCGCGCCGACCTGCTCGACCCGGCCGGCGCGAACGCCGGCAGCGTGACCCTCACGCCCACCCTGGCCGGCACGCAGGTGAGCGTGCGGGTCAGCGGCCTGACGCCCGGGCAGCACGCCATGCACGTGCACGTGAACCCCAGCTGCACGAACACCACGGACGCCGCCGGGGTGGTCACGGTGTTCGGCGGGGCGGGCGGGCATTTCGATCCGGGCGGCAGCAACAACCATGACGCGCCCACCACCGACAACGCCCGCGGGCACGGCGGGGACCTCCCCATGATCACGGTCGGTGCGGACGGGACGGGCAGCGCGGACTTCACCACGTCCAAGATCAGCCTGACCGGGGCGAACAGCGCCATCGGACGCAGCCTCATCATTCACGCCAATCCGGACGATTACGCCACGGACCCCAGTGGCAACAGCGGCGCGCGCGAACGCTGCGGCGTGATCACCGCCGTGCAGTAACCCTCAACACGAAGCACGGATAAAACGGAGAAAGGGGACGGGCATCACGCACCGTCCCCTTTCTCCATGAATCTTCAGTTCGCGTAGCGTTTCAGGATGTCGCGGCTGATCACCATGCGCTGCACCTCGTCGGTGCCCTCACCGATGCGGGTGAGGCGGTTGTCGCGCCACATACGCTCCACGGGGTACTCCTTGATGTAGCCGTACCCGCCGAGCATCTGGATGGCCTCGTCGCAGGCTTCCACACCGGCGGTGGTGGCGAACAGTTTGGCGCGGGCGACCGGCACGGTGAAGTTCATGCCGGCGTCTTTCAGGTCGGCGGCCTTGCGGATCAGCAGGCGGGCCGCTTCCAGTTTGGTGTCGATGTCGGCGAGGCGGAAGGCGATGTTCTGGTTGTGGGCGATGGGCTTGCCGAACTGCTGGCGGTCCAGGGTGTACTTCACGGCGTACTCGTACGCGCCGCGGCCCAGGCCGAGGCCCATGGCGGCGATGCCGACGCGGCCGCCGTCGAGGACGCGCATGACGTCCTTGAAGGCGTTGCCGCGTTCACCGAGCAGGGCGTCGGCGGGGAGGTGGATGTCCTCGAAGATCAGCTGGGCGGTGTCGCTGCTGCGCAGACCGAGCTTGTCCTCCTTGCGGCCGATGGAAAAGCCCTGCACCTCGTCGCGGTTGAACACGAAGGCGCTGATGCCGTCGTTCTTGCCCTTGCCCTCGCGGGGGGCGTCGGTGCGGGCGAGGACCACGTAGGTGCCGGCGACGCTGCCCTGCGTGATGAAGTTCTTGCTGCCGTTCAGGATCCAGCTGCCGTCGGGCTGCTCCTTGGCGTTGCTGTGCATGCCGCCGCTGTCCGAGCCGCTGCCGGGTTCGGTGAGGCCCCAGGCGCCCAGTTTCTCGGCGCTGGCGAGGGCGGGCAGGAACTTGCGTTTTTGCGCCTCTGTGCCGCCGATCAGGATGTGGCCCTGGCACAGGCTGTTGTGGGACGCGACCGTCAGGCACAGGCTGCCGTCCACGGCGGCGACTTCCTCGATGATCATGGCGAAGGTGGCGGTGTCCAGGCCGGCGCCGCCGTACTCCTCGGGCGTCTGGGCGCCCATGATGCCCATCTCGCCCAGTTCACGGACGATCTCGAAGGGGAACTCGCCGGTCTGGTCGCGTTCGGCGGCGCCGGGTTCCACCTTGTTCTTCAGGAAGCTCCTGAGCGCGGAGACGATGGTGCGCTGGTCGTCGTTCATGGGCTGGGTGTTGGGGTTGGTCAGGTCGGGGCGGTTCAGAGTGCTGGTCATGGGAAGTCCTCCGGGGCTTGGGGGTGCGGGGGGTGGGGCGTGCGGGGTCAGACCTGGAACACGCCGACCCGGAACTCCTCCTGGTGGGGGTTCTGGGCGCAGGCGTCCAGCGCGCGGATCAGGCGTTCGCGGGTGGTGTTGGGCTCGATGATCTCGTCTACCCACAGGCGCGCGGCGGCGTAGCGGGGGTCGAGTTCGGTGTCGTACTTGGCCTTGACCTCGTCGTACAGGCGCTGGATCTCCTCGTCGTCGGGCTGGTGTCCGGCGCGCTTGAGGGCGGCCAGTTGGATGTCCATCAGGGTCTTGGCGGCGGCGTTGCCGCTCATGACGGCGTACTTGGCGCTGGGCCAAGCGAACAGGAAGCGGGGTGCGTAGGCCTTGCCGTTCATGGCGTAGTTGCCGGCGCCAAAACTGCCGCCGGTGATGATGGTGATCTTGGGGACCACGGTGTTGCTCACGGCGTTCACGAGTTTCGCGCCGCGGCGGATGATGCCTTCCTGCTCGCTGTCGCGGCCCACCATGAAGCCGGTCACGTCCGACAGGAACACCAGGGGCACGCCGGCCTGGTTGGCGTCCAGGATGAAGCGGGCGGCCTTGTCGGCGCTGTCGCCGTAGATGACGCCGCCCACCTCGATGCGGGTGGTGAGGCCGGGCACGCCGCCGGCCTTCATCTTCTTCTTGATGACGGTGCGCTGGTTCGCCACGAACGCGACCGGGTATCCGCCCGCGCGGGCGAAGCCGCACACGAGCGTCTCGCCGTACTCGGGTTTGAACTCGTGGAACTCGCCGCCGTCCACCAGGGCCTTGATGAGGTCGCGTACGTCGTAGGTCCTGCTGCCGTCAAAGCCGACCAGGTCGGTCAGGTCACGTTCGGGGGCGGGCAGGGCCTCGCGGCGGCGCCGGGCGAAGGGCGCGAGGTCCCCCTGGGCGTACAGGTCGGCCAGGGCGCGCACGCGGGCCAGGGCGGCCTCGTCGGTGGGTTCCTTGTAGTCCACGGTGCCGGCGATGCTGCTGTGCATGTCGGCCCCGCCGAGGTCCTCGCTGTCCACGACCTGCCCGATGGCGGCCTTCACCAGGGCGGGCCCGGCGAGGTACAGGCCGCTGCCTTCGGTCATGATCAGGGTGTCGCACATGACGGGCAGGTACGCGCCGCCGGCCACGCAGTTGCCCATGATCGCGGCGATCTGCGGGATGCC from Deinococcus ficus includes:
- the dusA gene encoding tRNA dihydrouridine(20/20a) synthase DusA — encoded protein: MMDWTDRHCRVFHRGLTKRTLLYTEMVTTGAILHGDRHRHLDFDAAEHPLALQLGGSDAAALAECARIAEDWGYDEVNLNCGCPSDRVSSGHFGACLMGTPDTVARAVEAMRGATRLPVTVKHRIGIDDLDSYEHLTGFIRTVEAAGCDTFIVHARKAWLSGLSPKENREIPPLRYEVVQQVKADFPHLTVVLNGGVLTLAQAQAHLTWADGVMIGRAAYSDPFILAAADRDVFGEDTLPVTRREAITAFLPYVAAQLEAGQPLNRMMKHTLGLFAGQPGARHWKRTISEQGHKPGAGLEVVQDALSGVPDEVLDARA
- a CDS encoding superoxide dismutase family protein translates to MPRPALSVLALSIGALLTGCAALLGPNARADLLDPAGANAGSVTLTPTLAGTQVSVRVSGLTPGQHAMHVHVNPSCTNTTDAAGVVTVFGGAGGHFDPGGSNNHDAPTTDNARGHGGDLPMITVGADGTGSADFTTSKISLTGANSAIGRSLIIHANPDDYATDPSGNSGARERCGVITAVQ
- a CDS encoding acyl-CoA dehydrogenase family protein, translating into MTSTLNRPDLTNPNTQPMNDDQRTIVSALRSFLKNKVEPGAAERDQTGEFPFEIVRELGEMGIMGAQTPEEYGGAGLDTATFAMIIEEVAAVDGSLCLTVASHNSLCQGHILIGGTEAQKRKFLPALASAEKLGAWGLTEPGSGSDSGGMHSNAKEQPDGSWILNGSKNFITQGSVAGTYVVLARTDAPREGKGKNDGISAFVFNRDEVQGFSIGRKEDKLGLRSSDTAQLIFEDIHLPADALLGERGNAFKDVMRVLDGGRVGIAAMGLGLGRGAYEYAVKYTLDRQQFGKPIAHNQNIAFRLADIDTKLEAARLLIRKAADLKDAGMNFTVPVARAKLFATTAGVEACDEAIQMLGGYGYIKEYPVERMWRDNRLTRIGEGTDEVQRMVISRDILKRYAN
- a CDS encoding acyl-CoA carboxylase subunit beta, whose product is MTQGDASAKAPPTPASGSAPTWAAELARLRADQQTVRAGGGPKAQQRQHEKNRLTARERIRQLIDDGTPFDELMTFAGYGMYEDVGGCPSGGTVTGIGTIQGRPWMIIANDATVKAGAFFPITAKKVIRAQTIALENHLPVVYLVDSAGVYLPMQDEIFPDQDDFGRVFYLNARMSARGIPQIAAIMGNCVAGGAYLPVMCDTLIMTEGSGLYLAGPALVKAAIGQVVDSEDLGGADMHSSIAGTVDYKEPTDEAALARVRALADLYAQGDLAPFARRRREALPAPERDLTDLVGFDGSRTYDVRDLIKALVDGGEFHEFKPEYGETLVCGFARAGGYPVAFVANQRTVIKKKMKAGGVPGLTTRIEVGGVIYGDSADKAARFILDANQAGVPLVFLSDVTGFMVGRDSEQEGIIRRGAKLVNAVSNTVVPKITIITGGSFGAGNYAMNGKAYAPRFLFAWPSAKYAVMSGNAAAKTLMDIQLAALKRAGHQPDDEEIQRLYDEVKAKYDTELDPRYAAARLWVDEIIEPNTTRERLIRALDACAQNPHQEEFRVGVFQV